Proteins from one Setaria italica strain Yugu1 chromosome V, Setaria_italica_v2.0, whole genome shotgun sequence genomic window:
- the LOC101767212 gene encoding holotricin-3: MGGGHDGGVKGFVSNLVHGGKGHGHGYEHGYGHGHGHGHEHGYGHGAHGYPPPAAGAYPPPHGAYPPAAYPAHSAQYGHMGSYHTGHGGGHHGGYGGKHKGGMFGGGKYRKWK, encoded by the exons ATGGGCGGCGGGCACGACGGCGGCGTGAAGGGGTTCGTGTCCAACCTCGTCCACGGCGGGAAGGGCCACGGCCACGGCTACGAGCACGGctacggccacggccacggccacggccacgagCACGGCTACGGCCACGGCGCCCACGGGTACCctcctccggccgccggcgcctaCCCTCCGCCGCACGGCGCCTACCCGCCGGCCGCCTACCCCGCGCACTCCGCGCAATACG GGCACATGGGGTCGTACCAcaccggccacggcggcgggcacCACGGCGGCTACGGCGGCAAGCACAAGGGCGGCATGTTCGGCGGCGGCAAGTACAGGAAGTGGAAGTAG